The Kitasatospora albolonga nucleotide sequence AAAGCCTGGGGCGGCGGCTGGATGAACGGCTGGATCAGCGCCAAGACCGCGGCGACGATGGCGTACTACGACCGCCGTGACATCCCGCTCCACTACGAGCTGGCCGACACGTTCACCGTCTGCGACGCGTACCACTCCTCGATCCACACCTCCACCAGCCCCAACCGCAACCACCTCTGGAGCGGGAGGACCGGCTTCGAGGCGAACGGGAAACGGGCCGTCGGCAACGACGCGTACAACGAGGGCAGCCATCCCGGCTACGACTGGTCCACCTACGCCGAGCGGCTGGAGCAGGCGGGGCGGAGCTGGCGGACGTACACGGAGTGGGAGAACTTCACCGACAACCAGATCGAGTTCTACGCCACCTTCAAGGCCATCGCCCGCAAGGCCCTGGCCAGGACCGGCGGCCACACCTACATGGAAGCCTTCTACGCCAAGGTGCGCGGCGCGTCCGAGGCCGAGCGCGCCAGGCTGCTCGGGCTGCTGGAGGAGGGCGTCGCCACGCTCACCCGGCACGAGCGGAGCCTGTTCGAGCGGGGGCTGCGCCGGGTCCCGACCGGGACCCTCGCCGACGCGTTCGCCAGGGACGTGGCCGCCGGGACGCTGCCCGAGGTCTCCTACCTGGTGCCCTCGGCGATCGACTCCGAGCACCCGAGCACCTCCTCGCCCGTGCACAGCGCCACCATCGTCTACAAGATCCTGGACGCGCTGGGGAAGCATCCGGACGTCTGGCGGCACACCGCCGTACTGATCAACTACGACGAGAACGACGGCTTCTTCGACCATGTCCCGCCGCCCGTCGCCCCGCCCGAGGTGACCGACGAGCAGTGGGAGGGCCGCCCGACCGGCCTCGGCATCCGAGTGCCGCTGCTCGTCGTCTCGCCGTGGACCGTCGGCGGGTACGTCTGCTCCGAGGTCTTCGACCACACCTCGGTCATCCGCTTCCTGGAGCGCTGGACCGGGGTGAAGGAGCCCAACATCAGCGACTGGCGCCGGCGCGTGACCGGCGACCTCACCTCCGCCTTCGACTTCACCCGGACCCGGCGGCAGCCCGCCGTCCAGGCGCCCGGGGAGATCCCGCCGTTCGGCGGACGCTGGCAGCCCAGGCCCCCCGCCGACCAGCGCCTCCCCGTCCAGGAGCCCGGCGTACGCCCGGCGCGCCCGCTGCCGTATCAGCCGGACGCGCAGGTCAGGCGGGTGGGCGGCGCACTGCGAGTGGAGCTGGGGAACACCGGCCGGTCCTCGGCGCACTTCACGCTCTACCCGTACGCCGGTGAGTTCGCCGCCCCGCTCCACCAGGACGTCCGGGGCGCCGGGCACTGGACCGTACCGCTGACCGGGGACACGTACCGCTTCACCGTCACCGGGCCGAACGGCTTCCGGCGCGAGTTCGCCGGACCGGCCGCCGGGAGCGCCGAGGTCACCACCCGGACCGACGCCCGCGACCGCGACCTCCACCTCACCCTGCGCAACACCGGCCGCCGCCCCCTGACCTTCCTCGTCCGGCCGCTCGGCTACGCCGACGAGGACGACCTGCGCGACTGGACCCGCCGCGTCACCGTCAAGCCGGGCCGCCACCGTACGGTCGTGCACTCGGCGGCCGACGCCCACGGCTGGTACGACCTCGCCGTCACGGCCGACGGGGAGGACGGCTTCCGGCGGCGGCTCATGGGGCACATCGAGAACGGCCGGGCGAGCGTCTCCGGCTGAGTCCTATCGAGGATGGCCTGATCTGCACCATGTAGGGAGCAGATCAGGCCCTGTGAGCATGGCCACGAAAGGGACAAAGGATCACTTTCTGCTGAGAGAGTGGCGGTCTCAGGTCATGCGACGTTTGCGGGCAGATCACGTTATCTGCGGGTAAAGGTCCACGAACCCGCAGGGAGCTCGTCCGTTGGCTGCCATCGCCCGCTGGTGCGTCAAGCACCGTCTTCTCGCCATCCTCATCTGGCTCGCCGCCCTCGGCGGTACGGCCGCCGCGGCGGGGTTCGCGGGCTCCGCGTACTCCAACGACTACGAGGTGCCCGGCACCGAGTCCGGCCGGGCCACCGAGCTGCTCTCGCGCGGCTTCTCCGACCTCGGCGGCGACACCGACACCGTCGTCTGGCACACCACCGGCTCCACGGTCCGGGCCGCCGACGTCGAACAGACGATGACCCGCACCCTCCACGCGATCGATGCCCTCCCCGGCGTCGGCGCGGTCACCGGCCCGTACGGCGCCGAAGGGGCCGCGCAGATCAGCGAGGACGGCCGCACCGCCTACGCCACGGTCACCTTCGACCGCCCCGCCGACGAGATCCCCGTCTCCCAGGCGCAGGCCCTCGTGGACACCGCGAAGGAAGCCGAGAGCGACGGGCTCCAGGTCGAGCTGGGCGGCACCGCCATCGCCCTCACCGAGGCCCCCTCCGCCCATATCGCCGAAGTGGTCGGCGTCGCCGTCGCGGCCGTGGTCCTCTTCCTGGCCTTCGGCTCGCTCGCCGCCAGCCTGCTGCCGATCGCCACCGCCCTGGTCTCCGTGGGCACCGCCTACGCAGGCATCGTCCTGCTCGGCCATGTGATGACCGTGGCGGACTTCGCCCCGATGCTCGGCATGCTCATCGGGCTCGGCGTCGGCATCGACTACGCC carries:
- a CDS encoding phospholipase C, phosphocholine-specific, translated to MTTDMSRRRLFALGGGALGAAAAGSFLPPSLQAAIAAQPAHAAGSGGLGAIKHVVILMQENRSFDHYFGTLRGVRGFGDRNAIELPTGGTVFEQPGASGAAVLPFPVRGAAEEQKKDLQYIGALDHSWNGGAKAWGGGWMNGWISAKTAATMAYYDRRDIPLHYELADTFTVCDAYHSSIHTSTSPNRNHLWSGRTGFEANGKRAVGNDAYNEGSHPGYDWSTYAERLEQAGRSWRTYTEWENFTDNQIEFYATFKAIARKALARTGGHTYMEAFYAKVRGASEAERARLLGLLEEGVATLTRHERSLFERGLRRVPTGTLADAFARDVAAGTLPEVSYLVPSAIDSEHPSTSSPVHSATIVYKILDALGKHPDVWRHTAVLINYDENDGFFDHVPPPVAPPEVTDEQWEGRPTGLGIRVPLLVVSPWTVGGYVCSEVFDHTSVIRFLERWTGVKEPNISDWRRRVTGDLTSAFDFTRTRRQPAVQAPGEIPPFGGRWQPRPPADQRLPVQEPGVRPARPLPYQPDAQVRRVGGALRVELGNTGRSSAHFTLYPYAGEFAAPLHQDVRGAGHWTVPLTGDTYRFTVTGPNGFRREFAGPAAGSAEVTTRTDARDRDLHLTLRNTGRRPLTFLVRPLGYADEDDLRDWTRRVTVKPGRHRTVVHSAADAHGWYDLAVTADGEDGFRRRLMGHIENGRASVSG